A region of the Passer domesticus isolate bPasDom1 chromosome Z, bPasDom1.hap1, whole genome shotgun sequence genome:
CAGCCGTCATCCCCTTGCACACTCCAAATTCCTCTTTGCACAAGCCAATTTCCTCCTCACGTCTCCCCAcactttctgcctttttccaAGGGCATCTGAAACTACTGGCAAACCTTCACTACTCCAGCCAAAGAagaccagctccctcagccttctgagaagccACATGCTCTGGATCACTGGGCAACTTCAGAGCCGTCCCCTCCGACACTGCCACAGCTCTCGTGGACTCAAGAGCCCCAAACAGGACACAATCTTCAACAGCCAAGGGCTCTGCAATCCCAAAACACAACACCATTTCTTTCACAGGGACACTCCTCTTTGGCCGCCTCATCCACTCAGGCATGGATCTCaaaagcagagccctgctccaggcccacagCCATCGCACCACGCGCCACAGGACGAGCAAAGCCCTTCCCTTTGGCCCACTTCTTCACTCAGCCTTTCTTGCCTGCCTTCTTGCTCGCTCctcccaaacacagcagctgcagcgcctcCCTGCAAGGACACCCTCACGCCTCCAAGGCccacctgcacagacagccccttCAACGCTGCCGCCGCCTCTGGCCATTTAGCCCAGCAGGGCAATTGCCAGCCCTCGCCCACTGACATCACTGCACATCCCTCCCTTGCAaccacaaaaggaaaacagcagctaagaggaaaagaaaggcaagccacaaagtgaaaggaaaagtgaCCGCAGCCACCAGCAGGCCTTTGCAGGTGGAAACAATGCCGAGCCACCAAGAAAGACTTAGCTGCACAGCACACAcctcccagctgcctcggcagcTCAAAGGGAACGCCCAACAGCCCTCTGCACCGCACCTGACCCCGACGCCTCTGACCCACAGCTTGCGCAGCCCCGGCACACGCAGCCACCACCGTGCCCAACCACGCAAACCACTTCCCCAAGaccaccagagccaccagcagagACTGGAAACAACAGACAGAAACTGCCGGCAATCGGAAAGCGATGAAGGGAAAGCTGCCGCCGTACAAAGCCACGCGCCCACCGCCAGCCCAAGCACAGCCGCCAGCAGCACCGGCAGCACcagccagcctcagcagcctgctcctgccctgcagcacccgacagcagccacacagccaCCATGCCTGCGCCCACAGACGCACGGCCACGCCTGCCGCAcgccgccccgccgctcctgctcctcctcaccgctctggccaccagcctggcctgccaACACCTCTGGACACACGACGACGCCTTCCCCGCCGACGCGCTTCGCCTCCTCCAGGACGTGGCTgccagccacacacagccctgccacctGCAACAGCCGCCCTTCTTCCCCGACACCCTCCTCCACAACAACCTCCAGCCGCACCAAGCCGCCGCCACCGCCCTACGCATCCTGCAGCACCTCTTCCACACCCTCAGCTCCAACAGCACCCGCCACCACTGGCCCAGCCAGCCTCGCAACCAGCTCCTCAACAAACTGCAGCACCACATCCACCACCTCGAGCAATGCCTCCCCGACAGGGCCATGCCCTTCAAAGCACCACGCAACCCGCTGCTCGCCATCAACAAGTACTTCAGGGACATCCACCTCTTCCTGCACGCCCACAACCACAGCGCCTGCGCCTGGGACCACGTCCGCCTCCAAGCTCGGGCCTCTTTACAGCACCTCCACAACCTCGCACGCACCATGCGCCGCTAGCGCAAACACCCACACGCCAACCCACACCTACGCCCCACAGCCACCTCCAACCCCACGCCTCCTCTCACCTGCCACCGCACACGGGCCTGCAACAACCGCACCGCACCCGCACCCTTCAACCACTGcatctccatccatccattcagcCTCTCCCACCGACATGGACAAAGGATTTGCTCTACATATTTATTGACTTCtgccattatttatttatttatttatttatttatccacctatttatttttctacttcttCTCTTCTTGATGCCACTGGAAATAAAGACCTACCACAAAACACTTGCCactgcctctcctctctctaGCACTGCTACCACTCTTTGCGCCAGGGCAAAGCCGTCTCCACTCAACCCCTACACAAAGCCCTGCTCCAGACAGACCCCGTCCACCCTTCTCAATGGCACCTGCCctagcagcagcctgcagcacacactACGCAacagcactgccggcctttGGCCAACAGCACAGAAGCACAACAAGAAAAACGCCCGAaggctgcacagcactgctgcacctCATCTGCTTGATCCACACCGTGCTCCATCCATCCAATCCATGCCTCTCTGACTCACACACAGCCATGCCATGCGGGACACTGGCAAGCACTATGCACAAAGCCAAGCACACAAGGTCACTTTCCCTGCCCCTATCCACCACTGCTCTCTAGCCCTAACCATACAACAGCACCAAAACCGCCAAGCAGCCTCATTTTGCAACATGGAACGCCATGCTCCCCGCTACCAAtcacctctttcttttccactggCCTTCACAGAGTCTCCCGCAGAAGCAGCCTCATCTTCTTGCCTCACTCAGAGCTCAGCCTGACTGCTCCTTACTTCCCACactcttctgcttttccctttagAAATATAGGGCTTACATGTCCCTTCTACCACTTCTTGCGAACTTCCGCTGAATGACGCCACCTTTCAGATACCATGCACTGGGGCCT
Encoded here:
- the LOC135290006 gene encoding interferon-like, which encodes MPAPTDARPRLPHAAPPLLLLLTALATSLACQHLWTHDDAFPADALRLLQDVAASHTQPCHLQQPPFFPDTLLHNNLQPHQAAATALRILQHLFHTLSSNSTRHHWPSQPRNQLLNKLQHHIHHLEQCLPDRAMPFKAPRNPLLAINKYFRDIHLFLHAHNHSACAWDHVRLQARASLQHLHNLARTMRR